A genomic stretch from uncultured Pseudodesulfovibrio sp. includes:
- the proV gene encoding glycine betaine/L-proline ABC transporter ATP-binding protein ProV, translating to MGTIRVENLYKIFGKKPKLGMKMLKDGHDKQSIQQETGMTVGVDNASFTIETGKIFVIMGLSGSGKSTIVRMLNRLIEPTSGRVIVNGQDVTAMTNDELVKFRLYNMSMVFQSFALMPHQTVLDNAAFGLELAGVEKEKRHQRAREALEQVGLAGWEDQYPDQLSGGMQQRVGLARGLAVDPEILLMDEAFSALDPLIRTEMQDELLKLQEEHQRTIIFISHDLDEALRIGDRIAIMEGGKVVQVGTPDDILQNPANDYVRAFFRGVDPTNVINAGDIVRDTHPTIVTTKEGSLRIAHEILSGSELEHGYVLDGKHRFLGVVSSEGIRGALENGLPDKPLSQAFLEEAEPVNFDESMQDILPMVASSPWPVPVVDANGVYKGVVSKNRFLKTLHRTEEPVQGEGGN from the coding sequence ATGGGAACCATTCGCGTCGAGAACCTTTATAAAATTTTTGGAAAGAAGCCTAAACTAGGCATGAAAATGCTCAAGGACGGGCATGACAAGCAGTCCATCCAACAGGAAACCGGCATGACCGTAGGTGTGGATAACGCCTCCTTCACCATTGAGACCGGGAAAATATTCGTCATCATGGGACTGTCAGGGTCGGGAAAATCCACCATTGTCCGAATGCTCAACCGTTTGATTGAGCCGACATCCGGTCGTGTCATAGTGAATGGTCAAGATGTGACGGCCATGACCAATGATGAGTTAGTCAAGTTTCGGCTGTACAACATGAGCATGGTTTTCCAGTCTTTTGCGCTCATGCCGCATCAGACTGTCCTGGACAACGCTGCTTTCGGACTTGAGCTGGCCGGGGTTGAAAAGGAAAAACGACACCAAAGAGCGCGAGAGGCTCTGGAACAGGTCGGCCTGGCAGGGTGGGAGGATCAATATCCAGACCAACTCAGTGGCGGTATGCAGCAGCGTGTTGGGTTGGCAAGAGGGTTAGCCGTTGATCCGGAAATTCTGCTCATGGACGAAGCCTTTTCCGCATTGGACCCACTTATTCGCACTGAAATGCAGGACGAATTGCTCAAGTTACAGGAAGAGCATCAACGGACTATCATCTTCATCTCTCATGATCTCGATGAAGCTTTGCGCATAGGTGACCGTATCGCCATCATGGAAGGCGGCAAGGTGGTTCAGGTGGGAACACCTGACGATATCTTGCAAAACCCTGCAAACGACTATGTTCGCGCCTTTTTCAGAGGCGTCGATCCCACCAACGTCATCAACGCTGGCGATATAGTACGCGACACTCATCCGACCATTGTCACCACCAAGGAAGGAAGCTTGCGTATTGCACACGAGATTCTCAGTGGAAGCGAGTTGGAGCATGGCTATGTCCTTGACGGCAAACATCGCTTCCTTGGAGTGGTTTCATCCGAAGGTATTCGTGGAGCTCTGGAAAACGGTTTGCCCGACAAGCCGCTGAGCCAAGCCTTTTTGGAGGAGGCCGAACCTGTCAACTTTGATGAATCCATGCAGGATATCCTGCCCATGGTTGCGTCGAGTCCGTGGCCGGTGCCTGTGGTTGATGCCAATGGCGTATATAAAGGAGTCGTCTCCAAGAATCGCTTCCTGAAGACCCTACATCGTACGGAAGAGCCTGTTCAGGGCGAAGGAGGCAACTAA
- the proX gene encoding glycine betaine/L-proline ABC transporter substrate-binding protein ProX — MKLMKLTFTAICAVLIASSALAATMKPGEGVTLRPARATWNTGFFQEALARRGLVELGYDVKKPKDLQNPIAYKSIYLGDIDYWCNGNFPLHNEQLPKNFEKKGVILDPIIKAGGMQGYLVSKREVEKFGIKSLEDFKRDEVKKAFDQNDDGKADLIACPPGWGCEKVISQHMEEYDLSQHINPVKAAYEVGMASALGAYKAGKPVFFYTWTPNWTVFKFKPGKDVMWINVPVGGTAQSEVSGIEGAVSDPLRNGFMVYDITVVANKKFLEENPAAATFLKNFKLTIGDVSAQNTRMNEGEKSDKDIAKHVDEWVANNQAKWNGWLDTARKAAQ; from the coding sequence ATGAAATTGATGAAATTGACGTTCACCGCAATCTGTGCGGTTCTGATAGCGTCTTCTGCACTGGCTGCAACTATGAAACCTGGTGAAGGTGTCACTCTGCGCCCTGCACGCGCCACCTGGAACACCGGCTTCTTCCAGGAAGCCTTGGCCCGCAGAGGGCTGGTAGAACTGGGCTATGACGTAAAAAAACCGAAAGACCTGCAAAACCCCATCGCTTACAAATCCATTTATCTGGGCGATATCGACTACTGGTGTAATGGTAACTTCCCGCTGCACAACGAACAGTTGCCCAAGAACTTCGAAAAGAAGGGAGTCATACTTGATCCGATCATCAAGGCAGGCGGTATGCAGGGCTATCTCGTTTCCAAGAGGGAAGTGGAAAAGTTTGGTATCAAATCTTTGGAAGATTTCAAGCGTGACGAAGTGAAAAAAGCGTTTGACCAGAATGATGACGGCAAAGCCGATCTCATCGCATGCCCTCCGGGTTGGGGCTGCGAAAAGGTTATCTCCCAGCATATGGAGGAGTACGACCTTTCTCAGCACATCAATCCAGTGAAGGCTGCCTATGAAGTCGGCATGGCCTCTGCCTTGGGCGCATACAAGGCTGGCAAGCCGGTCTTTTTCTACACATGGACTCCCAACTGGACCGTCTTCAAGTTCAAGCCTGGCAAGGATGTAATGTGGATCAATGTACCTGTTGGCGGCACCGCCCAGAGCGAAGTTTCCGGTATCGAAGGTGCTGTCTCCGATCCCCTGCGAAACGGTTTTATGGTTTATGATATCACTGTTGTAGCCAATAAAAAGTTCCTTGAAGAGAACCCGGCAGCCGCTACGTTCCTCAAGAACTTCAAACTCACCATTGGCGACGTCAGCGCTCAGAATACCCGCATGAATGAAGGCGAGAAGTCCGACAAGGACATTGCCAAGCATGTGGATGAATGGGTCGCCAACAATCAGGCCAAGTGGAATGGCTGGCTGGATACTGCTCGTAAAGCTGCTCAATAG
- a CDS encoding amino acid ABC transporter permease produces the protein MSLTSDLKNQLPVILMQTLVIGVVIYVALQLFYNTQANLEARNIASGFGFMSVEGGLPINDTLLPYKPADTYGYAFLMGALNTIFVSIIAIVLSTILGVIVGCARVSTNWLVAKLGAVYVEILRNIPLLLTLFFCYSVMLASFPHPRKSLSPFTDIFINNRGIFLPRPEFQDGMTWVFVALGIAIVGSVILFRKSKQLRDATGKGLHTGWFSLALCIGLPGLTYLLAGQPLAFDVPVLKGFNFKGGMVLRPEFSALLIGLIIYTAAFIGENVRSGIQSVDKGQLDAAKALGLKPSQVMRKVILPQTLRVCIPATTNDYASLVKNSSLAVAIGYPDMVSVGGTIIGQNDQAIEIIGLWMAVYLTINLIISLGMNWFNSKVQVVER, from the coding sequence ATGTCACTGACTTCCGACCTAAAAAACCAGCTTCCCGTCATCCTGATGCAAACGCTCGTGATCGGGGTGGTCATCTATGTCGCCTTGCAGCTCTTCTACAACACTCAGGCCAATCTCGAAGCGCGTAATATCGCTTCTGGATTCGGCTTCATGTCCGTGGAAGGTGGCCTGCCGATAAACGACACACTCCTCCCGTATAAGCCTGCCGACACTTACGGCTACGCGTTTCTCATGGGAGCCCTGAACACGATCTTCGTCTCGATTATCGCTATCGTCCTTTCCACCATCCTTGGCGTCATCGTGGGCTGTGCCCGCGTCTCGACCAATTGGCTTGTGGCCAAACTCGGAGCCGTCTATGTAGAAATTCTTCGCAACATCCCGCTGTTACTGACACTTTTCTTCTGTTATTCTGTCATGTTGGCATCTTTCCCGCACCCACGGAAAAGTCTGAGCCCTTTCACGGACATCTTCATCAATAATCGCGGTATTTTTCTGCCGCGCCCGGAATTTCAGGACGGCATGACATGGGTCTTTGTCGCCCTTGGCATTGCTATTGTCGGTTCCGTCATACTCTTTCGCAAATCCAAACAATTACGGGACGCCACAGGCAAAGGACTCCACACAGGGTGGTTTTCACTTGCGCTATGCATTGGACTGCCCGGTCTGACGTATCTCCTTGCAGGACAGCCTCTCGCATTTGACGTTCCCGTTCTCAAAGGGTTCAACTTCAAAGGTGGCATGGTCCTGCGACCAGAGTTTTCCGCCCTGCTTATCGGCCTGATTATCTACACAGCGGCCTTCATCGGTGAGAACGTCCGCAGCGGCATCCAGTCTGTGGACAAGGGGCAGCTCGACGCAGCCAAAGCTCTTGGACTCAAGCCAAGCCAGGTCATGCGCAAGGTAATCCTGCCGCAAACCCTGCGAGTCTGCATCCCGGCAACCACAAATGATTATGCCAGTCTGGTTAAAAACAGTTCACTTGCGGTCGCCATCGGTTACCCGGACATGGTTTCCGTCGGTGGAACGATTATCGGCCAGAACGATCAGGCCATCGAAATCATTGGTTTGTGGATGGCGGTATACCTGACCATCAACCTGATTATTTCTCTGGGCATGAACTGGTTCAACTCCAAAGTACAGGTGGTGGAACGATGA
- a CDS encoding carboxyl transferase domain-containing protein, with protein sequence MDTAKKVQNLKDRLSYIRDIFAGKEDESIRLLSARLNDLLERHQSQPGGVSREQLVRLEDLFDFSERKLDTTLTPMDRVRIVRHPQRICLKDILENVYDNYTEIGGRGEFNIDPSMLIARAVFSRRVGDKVVNQMVMVIGQEKGHGEAFRNGGSVKPAGNAKALHYMKVAETENIPVHTFVFTPGAYPVEDWPGAAQQIAKNLYELAALKVPVISIFSEGGSGGAEAVGLADRRIMLSHGYYSVISPEGAAAIEGGLRGGARATPELIEKCARQLCITAEDNLQNGYIDRILQEPPLGARPNHYEFFRELRRELIQATNEVVSGVKSMKLYRAMAVRGNKADDAESIFMRWTLSKSALNRLVDQRQRKFRSLSRHARLDGTGIVNRAVTATKGAVWATHSFLRYDLLGRQKKRLDAMFEDIGAEAHLVRHKLLMPLKKTVDKVMGNGAERPAVGEEVMKRLTRLSCPEDGACLVGSEWSWTSPRSHEDRTITCPNVRTQHCPDLWVPDLFGDFAGVCPSCGHHFPMEYRWYLENVFDYSESKEFNQQLESVNPLGYEKFDFKLDKAKEKTGLKSACITFETTIEEVDTVVAVLCAPFRGGSVGAAEGEKFIRAAERATRKRQPFIAYVHGTAGIRIQEGVNGVIQMPRCTIAVRRYIDAGGLYLVLYDTNSYAGPVASFLGCSPYQFAVQSSNIGFAGPGVITETTGITIPPDYHRAYHALSRGHIHGIWDRREVKKNLHQSLLTMGGRNLYYR encoded by the coding sequence ATGGATACTGCAAAAAAAGTCCAGAATCTCAAAGATCGTTTGAGCTATATACGCGACATTTTCGCGGGCAAGGAAGATGAGTCTATTCGTCTTCTTTCTGCCAGATTGAATGACCTGCTGGAACGGCATCAGTCACAACCTGGTGGTGTGTCCCGTGAACAGCTGGTGAGGCTTGAAGACCTGTTTGATTTTTCCGAACGCAAGCTCGACACGACCCTGACACCCATGGATAGGGTGCGTATTGTCAGGCATCCGCAACGTATCTGTCTCAAGGACATACTTGAGAATGTTTATGACAACTATACCGAGATCGGTGGACGCGGTGAGTTCAACATTGATCCGTCCATGCTCATCGCCCGGGCCGTTTTTTCACGCAGAGTCGGCGACAAGGTTGTCAACCAGATGGTCATGGTTATCGGTCAGGAAAAAGGGCACGGCGAGGCTTTCCGCAATGGCGGATCGGTAAAGCCAGCAGGGAATGCCAAGGCCTTGCATTATATGAAGGTTGCTGAAACAGAAAATATTCCTGTGCATACCTTTGTGTTTACGCCTGGAGCCTATCCAGTTGAAGATTGGCCGGGTGCTGCTCAGCAGATAGCTAAAAACCTGTACGAACTGGCCGCACTCAAGGTGCCGGTCATTTCTATTTTTTCCGAAGGCGGTTCCGGCGGTGCAGAAGCCGTTGGTTTGGCTGACCGTCGTATAATGCTTTCTCATGGGTATTATTCCGTTATTTCACCCGAAGGTGCGGCTGCCATTGAAGGCGGCCTGCGAGGCGGTGCCCGGGCCACACCGGAACTTATTGAAAAATGTGCCAGGCAATTGTGTATCACTGCCGAAGATAACCTTCAAAATGGTTATATTGATCGTATCTTGCAAGAACCCCCATTGGGTGCCAGGCCAAATCATTATGAGTTTTTCCGTGAATTGCGTCGTGAACTGATTCAAGCCACCAATGAAGTGGTCAGTGGCGTCAAATCCATGAAGCTGTACCGGGCCATGGCGGTTCGTGGCAACAAAGCGGATGACGCCGAGTCCATCTTTATGCGCTGGACCCTGTCCAAATCCGCCCTGAATCGTCTGGTCGATCAGCGGCAGCGCAAGTTCAGGAGTCTGAGTCGCCACGCCAGGCTGGATGGTACCGGAATTGTTAACAGGGCTGTGACCGCGACCAAGGGCGCGGTCTGGGCCACACATTCTTTTTTGCGGTATGATCTGCTTGGGCGGCAGAAAAAACGTCTGGACGCCATGTTTGAGGATATTGGAGCCGAAGCGCATCTGGTTCGGCACAAGCTCCTCATGCCTTTGAAAAAGACCGTGGATAAAGTCATGGGCAACGGGGCTGAAAGACCTGCTGTGGGTGAAGAAGTCATGAAAAGATTGACCCGATTGTCCTGTCCCGAAGACGGCGCCTGTCTGGTCGGAAGTGAATGGTCCTGGACCAGTCCTCGCAGCCATGAAGACCGGACCATCACATGTCCCAATGTGCGGACTCAGCATTGCCCGGATCTGTGGGTGCCTGATCTTTTTGGCGATTTTGCCGGCGTGTGTCCTTCCTGTGGTCATCATTTTCCCATGGAATACCGATGGTATTTGGAAAATGTTTTTGATTACAGTGAGTCCAAGGAGTTCAACCAGCAGTTGGAGTCCGTGAATCCGCTTGGATATGAGAAATTTGATTTCAAGCTCGACAAGGCCAAGGAAAAGACCGGGTTAAAATCGGCGTGTATCACTTTTGAAACGACCATTGAAGAAGTCGATACCGTGGTTGCAGTCTTGTGCGCCCCCTTCCGAGGCGGCAGTGTGGGCGCGGCCGAGGGTGAGAAGTTCATCCGTGCGGCGGAACGGGCAACGCGCAAACGTCAGCCGTTTATCGCCTATGTGCATGGCACGGCTGGAATTCGTATTCAGGAAGGCGTTAACGGGGTTATTCAGATGCCGCGGTGTACCATTGCCGTGCGCCGTTACATCGATGCAGGCGGACTCTATCTGGTTCTGTATGACACCAATTCCTATGCAGGCCCCGTGGCTAGCTTTCTCGGATGTTCGCCTTATCAGTTCGCCGTACAGTCGTCGAATATCGGTTTTGCCGGTCCCGGTGTCATTACCGAGACAACGGGTATCACTATTCCGCCGGATTATCACCGCGCTTATCATGCTCTTTCTCGCGGGCATATTCACGGAATTTGGGACAGACGGGAGGTCAAGAAAAACCTCCATCAGTCGCTCTTGACCATGGGCGGTCGCAACCTGTACTATCGTTAG
- the ssb gene encoding single-stranded DNA-binding protein — protein sequence MAGSMNKVILIGRLGRDPELSYTPAGQARAKFSIATDEGYRDRQTGQKVEKTEWHNIVAWRQTAEFCGNYLGKGRLVLVEGKLQTRKWQDQSTGQDRYMTEIVADNVQGLDRAADGPGAQAGGGYQKQQGGYQQQQQGGYQQQQPQGGYQQQAPQQGQAPQQQDEDLGPAFPSEASGMDDVPF from the coding sequence ATGGCTGGCAGCATGAACAAGGTTATTCTCATCGGCAGATTGGGGCGTGATCCCGAACTGTCTTATACACCCGCCGGACAGGCTCGGGCGAAGTTTTCCATTGCCACGGATGAAGGCTACCGTGACAGGCAGACAGGCCAGAAGGTTGAAAAAACCGAGTGGCACAACATTGTTGCATGGCGACAGACTGCTGAATTTTGTGGCAACTACCTTGGCAAAGGCCGTCTGGTTCTGGTCGAAGGCAAGCTGCAGACTCGCAAATGGCAGGATCAGAGCACTGGTCAGGATCGTTACATGACTGAGATCGTGGCCGACAATGTCCAGGGTCTTGATCGTGCTGCAGATGGCCCAGGCGCTCAGGCTGGTGGCGGATATCAAAAGCAGCAGGGCGGCTACCAGCAGCAACAGCAGGGTGGATATCAGCAGCAACAACCTCAGGGCGGTTATCAGCAGCAGGCTCCCCAGCAGGGGCAAGCTCCTCAGCAACAGGACGAAGACCTTGGTCCGGCCTTCCCGTCCGAAGCCAGCGGCATGGATGATGTCCCGTTCTGA
- a CDS encoding biotin/lipoyl-containing protein — translation MLNIKELLDKVKASPYREIVVRAPHTGVVEFAGLKQGDTVRGPGGDYKEKPGSLLANLTREKNKKPIPAPEKGIIESVHLEHEGQFVEAGEPLVTIKHYLTRKEVIELILQEALYLFRAPERAKYYFVPEVDQKLKVSGKRSVKVHDGMEILIVSRMKRETPLAYTGPDGIIYSVYFGRGDNVDEGGPLIGICPEDQLTVIQDVVARIQSEWEEEV, via the coding sequence GTGCTGAATATTAAAGAGTTACTTGATAAGGTTAAAGCGTCTCCATACCGTGAAATCGTGGTTCGCGCCCCGCATACAGGCGTTGTCGAGTTCGCTGGTTTGAAGCAGGGCGACACTGTACGCGGCCCTGGAGGCGATTATAAGGAAAAACCCGGTAGCTTGCTGGCGAATCTGACCAGAGAAAAAAACAAGAAGCCCATCCCTGCTCCAGAAAAGGGCATTATTGAATCAGTTCATCTGGAGCATGAAGGTCAGTTTGTTGAAGCCGGTGAACCACTGGTGACCATCAAGCATTATCTGACTCGTAAGGAAGTTATTGAGTTGATCCTTCAGGAAGCGCTCTACCTGTTCCGTGCACCGGAACGAGCCAAATATTATTTCGTTCCTGAGGTAGACCAAAAGCTCAAGGTCTCCGGCAAGCGTTCTGTCAAGGTACATGATGGCATGGAAATCCTCATTGTTTCCCGAATGAAACGGGAGACTCCTTTGGCATATACGGGTCCTGACGGTATTATCTATTCTGTGTATTTTGGTCGTGGTGACAATGTGGACGAGGGCGGACCGTTGATCGGTATCTGCCCCGAAGATCAATTGACCGTCATTCAGGATGTGGTCGCCCGTATCCAGAGTGAATGGGAAGAAGAAGTGTAG
- a CDS encoding amino acid ABC transporter substrate-binding protein: MKLFGKLLLTALLLTMASTAMASSLERIQENGILTLGVSEGVAGFSAPDSNGRWVGFDVDMGRAVAAAVLKDQEAIKFVPLASKQKIVAVSSGQVDLVSRTTTWTMKRDGKQGVDFTVVVFYDGQGFMVKKGLGVTKGTDLDGASVAVVSGTTSELNVADFARLNNIKLETVVFDSKKEAFNAYVAGRTDAFTTDVSQLASLRTSAPNPADHIILSETFSKEPLAPYVRHGDNQWKDLVTWVLYGLIEAEEKGITQANVLEMREKSTDPVVKRMLGASGDIGSFVNLDNDWLVRAIQAVGNYGEIYNRHFGPDTTMNIPRGHNDLWTRGGLLYAMPIR, translated from the coding sequence ATGAAACTTTTTGGTAAACTGCTGTTGACGGCGCTGCTGCTCACCATGGCCTCCACCGCCATGGCCAGCTCCCTGGAGCGTATCCAGGAAAACGGTATTTTGACTCTGGGTGTCAGCGAAGGCGTTGCCGGTTTTTCCGCGCCTGACTCCAATGGCCGCTGGGTCGGCTTCGACGTCGACATGGGACGCGCTGTCGCCGCTGCCGTGCTCAAGGATCAGGAAGCCATCAAGTTTGTCCCTCTTGCTTCCAAGCAAAAAATCGTCGCGGTTTCTTCCGGTCAGGTTGACCTCGTATCCCGCACTACCACATGGACCATGAAGCGCGACGGCAAACAGGGCGTCGACTTCACTGTCGTTGTTTTCTACGATGGACAGGGCTTCATGGTGAAAAAAGGACTGGGTGTGACCAAGGGTACTGACCTCGACGGTGCATCCGTTGCCGTTGTTTCCGGCACCACCAGTGAACTGAACGTGGCCGACTTTGCCCGCCTGAACAATATCAAGCTGGAAACAGTGGTCTTCGACAGCAAAAAAGAAGCCTTCAACGCTTACGTTGCCGGTCGTACAGACGCTTTCACCACCGATGTCAGCCAGCTCGCTTCCCTGCGCACTAGTGCTCCGAATCCTGCCGACCACATCATTCTGTCAGAAACGTTCTCCAAAGAACCTCTGGCCCCTTACGTCCGCCACGGTGATAACCAGTGGAAAGATCTCGTCACCTGGGTCCTCTATGGTCTCATTGAAGCTGAAGAAAAAGGCATCACTCAGGCCAACGTCCTCGAAATGCGTGAAAAATCCACCGACCCTGTCGTCAAGCGCATGCTCGGCGCATCCGGCGACATCGGTTCCTTTGTGAATCTGGACAACGATTGGCTCGTTCGCGCCATCCAGGCTGTCGGCAACTATGGCGAAATCTACAACCGCCATTTCGGTCCTGACACCACCATGAATATTCCCCGTGGTCATAACGACCTGTGGACTCGCGGCGGCCTGCTTTACGCAATGCCCATCCGCTAG
- a CDS encoding proline/glycine betaine ABC transporter permease, protein MFEETIIPLDKWVTVFIEWLVDNHREFFQTLKWPVEQMLNGFEHGLNMLHPSIIIVAVCLVAWRFSGKRLAVFSLVAMFTVGFLGLWEDTMITLAMVLSSVIICALIGVPLGIMAGRSDRFEFALRPVLDAMQTTPAFVYLVPIVMLFSVGNVAGVLATIIFALPPIIRLTSLGIRQVHPELVEAAQAFGATRWQVLVKVQIPLAMSTILAGLNQTIMMALSMVVIAALIGAGGLGSPVILGLNTLDIGRAVVGGVGIVLMAIVLDRITQSMAQKK, encoded by the coding sequence ATGTTCGAAGAAACAATCATACCTCTTGATAAATGGGTTACCGTGTTCATCGAATGGCTGGTAGATAACCACCGCGAGTTCTTTCAGACGCTCAAATGGCCTGTGGAGCAAATGCTGAATGGGTTTGAGCATGGTTTGAACATGCTCCATCCATCTATCATTATTGTTGCTGTCTGCTTGGTCGCATGGCGGTTTTCGGGCAAACGACTTGCAGTCTTTTCCCTTGTGGCCATGTTCACGGTCGGTTTTCTTGGTCTCTGGGAAGATACGATGATCACACTGGCCATGGTTCTCTCTTCTGTGATCATCTGCGCGCTGATCGGCGTTCCTCTCGGTATCATGGCTGGGCGAAGTGACCGATTTGAGTTTGCTCTCAGACCGGTTCTCGATGCAATGCAGACCACTCCGGCTTTTGTTTACCTCGTCCCCATCGTCATGCTTTTTTCTGTGGGAAACGTCGCGGGCGTTCTAGCGACCATCATCTTCGCCCTACCACCGATTATCAGGTTAACAAGCCTTGGCATTCGCCAGGTCCATCCCGAGTTGGTGGAAGCGGCACAGGCTTTTGGAGCCACTCGTTGGCAGGTTTTGGTTAAAGTACAAATTCCGTTAGCCATGTCCACAATTCTGGCTGGATTGAATCAAACCATAATGATGGCTCTGTCCATGGTCGTCATTGCCGCACTCATTGGTGCAGGCGGTCTTGGCTCGCCTGTTATCCTTGGCCTGAATACCTTGGACATAGGCCGTGCGGTTGTCGGTGGTGTGGGCATCGTGCTTATGGCCATTGTTCTTGACCGCATCACTCAATCAATGGCTCAAAAGAAATAA
- a CDS encoding amino acid ABC transporter ATP-binding protein has product MESQKVVIDVKGLNKWYGDFHVLKNIDLQVREGERIVICGPSGSGKSTLIRCMNRLERHQEGSIIVDGTELTGSLKGIEKIRKEVGMVFQNFNLFPHMTVLENLTLAPVWVRKMPKKEAEKIAMHYLDRVRISEQAMKYPGQLSGGQQQRVAIARALCMSPNILLFDEPTSALDPEMIKEVLDVMIELAKENMTMVCVTHEMGFARTVADRIIFMDYGEIVEQNSPEEFFSNPKYDRTKLFLSQILQH; this is encoded by the coding sequence ATGGAATCTCAGAAAGTTGTGATTGACGTCAAAGGACTGAACAAATGGTACGGCGACTTTCACGTTCTCAAAAATATTGATCTTCAGGTCAGGGAAGGCGAACGTATCGTCATCTGCGGTCCTTCCGGCTCAGGCAAGTCCACTCTCATCCGGTGCATGAACCGCCTTGAACGTCATCAGGAAGGGTCTATCATCGTAGACGGTACCGAACTGACTGGCAGCCTCAAGGGGATCGAAAAGATCCGCAAGGAAGTCGGCATGGTCTTCCAGAACTTCAATCTCTTCCCGCACATGACGGTTTTGGAAAACCTGACCCTGGCGCCTGTCTGGGTTCGGAAAATGCCCAAAAAAGAAGCCGAAAAAATAGCCATGCACTACCTTGACCGTGTGCGCATCTCCGAACAGGCCATGAAATATCCGGGCCAGCTTTCAGGCGGTCAGCAACAGCGCGTGGCCATTGCCCGTGCCTTGTGCATGAGCCCGAACATACTGCTCTTTGACGAGCCGACATCCGCGCTTGACCCGGAAATGATTAAGGAAGTCCTGGACGTCATGATCGAGCTTGCCAAAGAAAACATGACCATGGTCTGCGTTACTCACGAAATGGGTTTTGCCCGTACAGTGGCCGACCGCATCATCTTCATGGATTATGGCGAGATCGTTGAACAGAACTCGCCGGAAGAATTCTTCAGCAATCCGAAATATGACCGGACCAAACTCTTTCTGAGCCAGATATTGCAGCACTGA
- a CDS encoding amino acid ABC transporter permease, with product MNQEQKMLIFTPTPAAPAPIAAKGVIHWLHTNLFSGWANSILTILCMALLIKSVPPLISWAFIDAVWTGGPEMCANDSGACWAFISAKYRILLVGTYPPELIWRPIASALLFAGVIAATVSGCCKSRYLIGLWPLLFVIALWLIGGGAGLPTVDQSMWGGLMLSLGLAAVGILISIPFGILLALGRQSKLMGISTPCIGFIELIRGVPLITILFMASVMMPLFLPEDMQINNLLRVQIGIILFSSAYIAEVVRGGLQAVSSGQTDAAKALGLSKWMVTLFIVLPQALRHVLPALIGRCIALFKDTSLVIIVGLLDFLGMAKAASQDQVWLGHDAEGYVFCAVVYWCICFGMSRYGRSLEKRGPKKNN from the coding sequence ATGAACCAAGAACAGAAAATGCTCATCTTCACCCCCACCCCGGCCGCACCTGCGCCCATTGCAGCAAAGGGTGTGATTCACTGGTTACATACGAACCTTTTTTCCGGTTGGGCCAACTCCATTCTGACCATTCTCTGTATGGCCCTGCTCATAAAGAGTGTTCCCCCCCTCATTTCATGGGCCTTCATCGACGCGGTCTGGACCGGTGGCCCTGAAATGTGCGCCAATGACAGCGGTGCCTGCTGGGCATTCATCAGCGCAAAATACCGGATACTGCTTGTCGGCACGTACCCCCCGGAACTCATCTGGCGGCCTATCGCCTCTGCACTGCTCTTTGCCGGCGTGATCGCAGCCACCGTATCTGGTTGCTGCAAAAGCCGTTACCTGATTGGTCTATGGCCTCTGCTCTTCGTGATCGCACTCTGGCTTATCGGTGGTGGCGCGGGGCTGCCAACAGTAGACCAGTCCATGTGGGGCGGACTTATGCTCAGTCTCGGACTGGCTGCAGTCGGCATCCTGATTTCCATCCCCTTCGGTATCCTGCTGGCACTCGGCAGGCAGTCGAAACTCATGGGTATCAGCACTCCGTGCATCGGATTCATTGAACTTATCCGAGGCGTACCGCTCATCACCATCCTGTTCATGGCTTCGGTCATGATGCCGCTGTTCCTGCCCGAGGACATGCAGATCAATAACCTGCTCAGGGTACAGATCGGCATCATTCTCTTTTCCTCGGCATACATCGCGGAGGTTGTGCGAGGCGGTTTACAGGCTGTTTCTTCAGGACAGACAGACGCCGCCAAAGCCTTGGGTCTCAGCAAATGGATGGTCACCCTGTTCATTGTTCTGCCGCAAGCTCTCAGGCATGTTCTCCCAGCCCTGATAGGTCGGTGTATCGCACTGTTCAAAGACACGTCACTGGTCATCATTGTTGGCTTGCTCGACTTCCTGGGGATGGCAAAAGCCGCCTCGCAGGATCAGGTCTGGCTCGGACATGACGCAGAAGGCTATGTATTCTGCGCCGTGGTGTATTGGTGCATCTGTTTCGGCATGAGCCGCTATGGTCGTTCGCTCGAAAAACGCGGCCCCAAGAAAAACAACTGA